Proteins from one Sabethes cyaneus chromosome 2, idSabCyanKW18_F2, whole genome shotgun sequence genomic window:
- the LOC128737866 gene encoding uncharacterized protein LOC128737866 isoform X2 — MAPGANSNNNNQNRQTGTKPKTKSSKKNSVPREVVAPTRRDLQQQLNVLVDWATVSGVAEAATSNQQQAGSAVGASGSQQNILLKPRNNRTPGEGTCYEIDNLALQDNSRYIPVRPIVRRNLLSESAGTESGEQHNTTVGVVIPTTPNSALQTFRLNDASGASSIGINNLINNNTGSQKHILNPFQQQQLQQQQQQQQLRASPLSSRVPDGASQNQLNLNKNSNQQQQQLQQQQQQFYGVGAIGGGAASKANFEDKLNQIQEYIKLTTNLISSVQNDNLNGPRPQSVQSICTNNSTTPVQTPSYDELRYRMEGQSRNMQALKEQQAHLLRLQQAARQQLQEMEAIRHQTAANVVPLENFESVEQVQEGISSVMERMHVLASFIQNQQALSKLLGGENDDVVNEQDILQQKFQELRHKKAQMHNLVSELQNLNVEASRHFETTAPSTGVERNVPIELTNAPAPAADMKKATKTFNQNNVEHAMLNGTRGGSITPKVENVLHDNVDGINEDEDEEEESEAIAGTADMLNEKINEINAMKSQLRRLKEMMDTVKLIEMKTGDSTNEDEDVPDENNDNADTDENSRSPSVASQISDQAGAAGGPTDKRREQLNQRVEALHAMTRDLREQAKSIAAERDALKISRSEIEKRRNNVAELQHQAEAQTSEKLTNHVASLVSSLPVGAKEREQIALKAELEQKRRELERIEKMTHSIKKNTELSRRNTEVAPPKVSSVSSTGSLQSPSHPPVIPPPPATSAANITSASNATNHSKNSADSGVTDIFANAQLESGSYQSSSTRSLNMVPPMPDICNRADRYHRKSEEVSASAARTSPWPAHLFGGSAGVGPSSSNTGPQSPHPFHPFVGSDIQVSSAYPAYNVYPNYSNLLPPHTPNSAPPLPDPLMFQHFMQTQQMLMNSITQCNQLLWIQQREINNLNNAVLLLQERILNNGNNNILLNDIHVPGAGAHIRAESTPPNNSLNSAGTLSGSVYSRARSEQPSMNHQQTPSSPYQTIPSNTVQHTPYGSLSGGSTGQFHPFTPTSSHQSSAQFSINQQIQRNNTNISNANAAGSVNSNSSQRSYRNLRHVNINTANNAIYEQQQLQQQPLYSHQVSLQQHSNNFMNLNNPLQQTGAADDDTNLQHQPFNNVSVVAGGGSNLGPSHMINNLANGPTTTMQTGGPLQVSAPPPAQQQVCLNNLNNSSNNSNASQQTQALNNQVLPGVRANNYWDNFRSYSRQNLLSSNSCKSNEDSCTLSSGSCTNNINNQIQRNNSNTNNYNNSATCGSTGQNASNKYSSNFNRNNSLSNINQQTVSDVGSNPQQPNMSHQQPQQHYSSLPSSQQQQQQAQQPPQESATSFQQIPQTMFHQQQHHQQQQQQSQQQQQHHNPLNQSNSLDLGELQFHTNPINLGLANKSSHPKASGHKKYPLSLRSCRDGSNSSGEVSSNFYAVGAHADMISDLNLATASNYQHDSKSSSKLFEALKENVYQEVKNLITANESRPHFLIQLFRELQLISSDPLRQRTLQSIQELYNRYIETTLQQEQQEGHVNNIGSNNLLSSVAVPASATGNAQGTESAPGGQPPAAAENLEVVEMEVSQNFTNARNQQQQQQQQQQVSAAVYHFAPAAESNPNVANVTASGSNANDVPLGNELEANELGIPSSEIISIIMSDIVSVINSVDYINDSVLCKIAGVICNHATGASNGLFQSTQGGQQKTPERLLANPMLGPSMAAFLAQNDADFISREDFLRHLESWNRTDKDEFISNLENLLNNILLRSSAAEGDPGLVSSSNMNMNGDEEGQMRAQMQHQQQHLHDSLSSHGNGINSSADISTDNNETFASYPGNEVPYSPRGFPGVASVGGACGGRRLYGVSESDNMSNGVSSSNGYASTTYDLAEADQICDLDKSIAAGAVGGIASAPNSNAEALLHSIEDRRRMRQWMLDDDLPDMPKEQQQHHHQQQQQQQQQQQAAQNPDSRFGEVWQLEDE, encoded by the exons ATGGCCCCCGGAGCTAATAGCAACAATAATAATCAAAATCGCCAGACAGGAACAAAACCGAAGACAAAATCTTCGAAGAAAAATTCAGTGCCTCGAGAGGTAGTTGCCCCGACTCGGCGAGATCTCCAGCAGCAGCTAAAT GTTCTCGTCGATTGGGCAACGGTATCGGGCGTTGCTGAAGCCGCGACTAGCAATCAGCAGCAGGCAGGATCAGCCGTTGGAGCTTCCGGCAGTCAGCAGAACATTCTACTCAAACCGAGAAACAACCGTACTCCGGGCGAAGGGACGTGTTACGAAATTG ATAATCTTGCCCTGCAGGACAACAGTCGCTACATTCCGGTGCGACCGATCGTCCGCCGAAATCTGCTGAGCGAAAGTGCTGGGACCGAGTCCGGCGAGCAGCACAATACCACGGTCGGTGTGGTTATTCCGACCACTCCAAACTCGGCGCTGCAAACGTTCCGCCTTAACGACGCCTCCGGAGCGTCCAGCATTGGCATTAACAATCTCATCAACAACAACACCGGTAGCCAAAAACACATTCTCAATCCCTTCCAACAGCAACAgctgcagcagcaacagcaacagcagcaactgcGTGCTTCTCCGCTTAGCTCGCGTGTTCCAGACGGAGCATCCCAGAATCAGCTCAATCTCAATAAAAACTCgaatcagcaacagcagcagctgcagcagcaacaacaacaattttACGGCGTTGGTGCCATTGGTGGAGGAGCTGCCTCGAAAGCCAATTTTGAAGACAAATTAAATCAGATTCAAGAGTATATTAAGTTGACCACCAATCTCATCTCGTCTGTACAAAACGAtaat CTCAACGGTCCACGGCCACAATCGGTTCAAAGTATCTGCACCAACAACTCCACAACTCCGGTGCAGACTCCTTCCTACGACGAACTGCGTTACCGAATGGAGGGCCAAAGCAGAAATATGCAAGCACTGAAAGAACAGCAAGCCCATCTTCTGCGATTGCAGCAAGCAGCACGCCAGCAACTGCAGGAAATGGAAGCGATTCGCCATCAAACAGCAGCCAACGTGGTTCCACTGGAAAACTTTGAATCCGTAGAGCAAGTTCAGGAAGGAATCAGTAGCGTGATGGAGCGGATGCATGTACTAGCTTCGTTCATCCAGAACCAGCAGGCGCTGAGTAAATTACTCGGTGGAGAAAATGATGATGTGGTTAATGAGCAGGACATTCTGCAGCAAAAGTTTCAGGAGTTACGCCATAAGAAAGCTCAGATGCATAATTTAGTTTCCGAGTTACAGAACTTGAATGTGGAAGCGAGTAGACACTTCGAAACCACAGCCCCATCAACTGGAGTTGAACGGAACGTTCCGATTGAACTAACAAATGCTCCAGCGCCAGCAGCAGATATGAAGAAAGCTACTAAGACTTTCAATCAAAATAATGTCGAACACGCAATGCTGAACGGGACCCGCGGTGGTTCTATAACACCGAAGGTGGAAAATGTGCTTCACGACAATGTGGATGGCATtaatgaggatgaggatgaggaagAGGAATCGGAGGCAATCGCTGGAACAGCAGATATGTTGAACGAGAAAATCAATGAAATCAACGCCATGAAATCTCAACTGCGACGGTTGAAAGAGATGATGGACACGGTGAAATTAATCGAAATGAAAACCGGCGATTCTACCAATGAAGATGAAGATGTCCCCGATGAGAACAATGATAACGCGGACACTGACGAGAACAGTCGTTCACCGAGCGTCGCCAGTCAGATTAGTGACCAAGCAGGAGCTGCAGGAGGACCCACGGACAAGCGACGAGAGCAGTTGAACCAGCGGGTGGAAGCCTTACATGCCATGACACGTGATCTTAGAGAGCAAGCAAAATCGATAGCCGCTGAAAGAGACGCTCTAAAAATCTCCCGTTCGGAAATTGAAAAGCGTCGCAATAACGTTGCTGAACTGCAGCACCAAGCTGAAGCTCAAACCTCAGAGAAGTTAACCAATCATGTGGCATCACTCGTTTCTTCGTTGCCAGTAGGGGCGAAAGAGCGCGAACAGATTGCACTAAAAGCTGAACTCGAACAAAAGAGACGCGAACTGGAGCGGATCGAAAAAATGACGCACAGTATCAAGAAGAACACTGAGCTATCTCGACGAAATACAGAGGTTGCACCACCGAAAGTCTCATCTGTTTCCTCTACTGGCTCTCTTCAATCCCCCAGTCATCCACCGGTAATTCCACCTCCTCCCGCGACTTCCGCTGCTAACATCACCAGCGCTAGTAACGCCACGAATCACTCGAAGAACTCCGCCGACTCCGGTGTGACTGATATATTTGCTAACGCTCAACTCGAATCCGGCAGCTATCAATCCAGCAGTACCCGTAGTTTGAATATGGTACCACCAATGCCAGATATTTGCAATCGCGCTGATCGCTATCATCGTAAGTCCGAGGAAGTTTCCGCTTCAGCGGCACGCACTTCACCTTGGCCAGCGCATTTGTTCGGTGGAAGCGCTGGAGTTGGTCCATCTAGCTCCAACACGGGACCTCAAAGTCCTCACCCGTTCCATCCATTCGTTGGTTCAGATATTCAAGTAAGTTCGGCCTATCCGGCCTACAATGTTTATCCGAACTATTCAAATCTGCTTCCACCGCATACACCCAATTCGGCACCACCGCTACCAGACCCCTTGATGTTCCAGCACTTTATGCAAACCCAGCAAATGCTGATGAACTCAATAACCCAGTGTAACCAGTTGCTTTGGATTCAGCAGCGTGAAATCAACAATCTTAACAATGCAGTACTGCTG CTACAAGAACGTATTCTCAACAACGGAAACAATAATATCTTGTTGAATGATATCCACGTTCCCGGTGCTGGAGCACACATACGAGCGGAGTCAACCCCACCAAACAACTCGCTCAATTCGGCTGGAACACTCTCCGGTTCCGTCTACAGTCGAGCTCGCTCCGAGCAACCATCAATGAATCACCAACAAACTCCTTCCTCCCCATATCAAACGATTCCATCAAACACTGTGCAGCACACGCCGTACGGCAGCCTCAGTGGCGGCTCCACCGGCCAGTTTCATCCCTTCACACCAACCTCATCACATCAGTCCAGTGCCCAATTTTCGATTAACCAACAAATCCAGCGTAATAACACTAACATCTCGAATGCTAACGCTGCCGGCTCGGTAAATAGCAATAGTAGCCAACGCAGCTATCGCAATCTCAGACACGTTAACATTAACACCGCTAACAATGCGATCTACGAACAACAGCAGCTTCAGCAACAGCCTCTATACAGTCACCAAGTCTCTCTGCAACAGCACTCGAATAATTTTATGAACCTAAACAACCCGTTACAACAGACGGGAGCAGCAGATGATGACACAAATCTGCAGCATCAGCCTTTCAACAACGTTTCCGTTGTTGCCGGTGGTGGCAGCAACCTCGGCCCGTCTCACATGATCAACAATTTGGCAAACGGACCGACAACGACCATGCAAACGGGAGGACCGCTGCAAGTTTCGGCGCCACCCCCCGCGCAGCAACAAGTTTGTCTGAACAATCTGAACAATAGCAGTAACAATAGCAACGCTTCTCAGCAAACGCAAGCCCTCAATAACCAAGTTCTACCGGGAGTACGTGCCAACAATTACTGGGACAATTTCAGAAG TTACTCAAGACAAAATCTTCTGTCGAGCAACAGCTGCAAAAGCAACGAAGATTCCTGCACTCTCAGTTCCGGCAGCTGCACCAACAACATCAACAATCAAATTCAGCGTAACAATAGTAATACAAACAATTACAACAATAGTGCCACGTGTGGTTCCACCGGTCAAAACGCTAGTAACAagtattcttcaaattttaACCGCAACAATTCGCTTAGCAACATTAATCAGCAGACAGTATCCGATGTGGGTTCCAATCCGCAGCAACCGAATATGTCACATCAGCAACCACAGCAACACTATTCATCTTTGCCATCatcgcaacaacaacaacagcaagcaCAGCAACCGCCGCAAGAGTCTGCGACATCTTTCCAACAGATACCGCAGACGATGTTCCACCAACAGCAACATcaccagcaacagcaacaacaatcacaacagcagcaacaacatcaCAACCCTCTGAACCAATCGAATTCCCTCGATCTCGGCGAGCTGCAGTTCCACACCAATCCGATCAACCTAGGATTGGCCAACAAAAGCAGCCATCCCAAAGCTAGCGGCCACAAGAAATACCCCCTTTCGTTGCGATCCTGTCGCGACGGTAGCAATTCTAGCGGGGAAGTCAGCTCGAATTTCTACGCGGTCGGTGCACACGCGGATATGATCAGCGATCTGAACTTGGCCACTGCCAGCAACTATCAGCACGATTCCAA ATCGTCATCGAAGCTGttcgaagctctcaaagagAATGTCTATCAAGAGGTTAAAAACCTCATTACCGCGAACGAATCGAGACCCCACTTCCTAATTCAACTATTCCGAGAGCTGCAGCTCATTTCGTCCGATCCGTTGCGCCAGCGGACGCTGCAATCTATTCAGGAGCTGTATAATCGTTACATAGAGACCACTCTGCAACAAGAACAACAGGAAGGTCACGTCAACAACATAGGCAGTAATAATTTGCTTTCTTCAGTAGCGGTGCCCGCGTCAGCCACCGGTAATGCTCAAGGTACAGAAAGCGCACCCGGTGGACAGCCGCCAGCGGCCGCGGAAAATTTGGAAGTTGTAGAAATGGAGGTTTCGCAGAACTTTACCAACGCCCGaaatcagcagcagcaacagcaacagcaacaacaagtaTCAGCGGCGGTTTATCACTTTGCGCCTGCGGCGGAAAGTAATCCTAACGTTGCTAATGTTACTGCATCTGGTTCGAACGCAAACGACGTCCCACTCGGGAATGAGCTAGAAGCTAACGAGCTTGGCATTCCCAGCTCGGAAATAATCAGCATTATTATGAGCGACATAGTTTCAGTAATCAATTCGGTCGATTACATCAACGACTCGGTTCTGTGTAAGATTGCGGGGGTAATTTGTAATCATGCCACCGGTGCTTCCAATGGACTGTTTCAGAGTACTCAAGGAGGACAGCAGAAGACTCCTGAGAGATTGCTAGCCAATCCCATGCTAGGTCCTTCAATGGCCGCCTTCCTGGCACAGAACGACGCTGACTTCATAAGTCGGGAGGATTTTCTCCGCCATCTGGAGAGCTGGAACCGAACCGATAAGGAtgaattcatttccaatttaGAAAATCTGTTGAATAACATCCTGTTAAGGTCATCTGCTGCAGAAGGTGATCCAGGACTGGTATCGTCCTCGAACATGAACATGAACGGTGACGAGGAAGGACAAATGAGAGCTCAAAtgcaacatcaacaacaacatcTTCATGACTCTTTGTCAAGTCACGGAAATGGCATTAACAGTAGTGCTGATATTAGCACCGACAACAATGAAACGTTTGCTTCCTATCCTGGAAACGAGGTACCGTATTCTCCACGAGGTTTTCCTGGCGTTGCCAGTGTTGGTGGAGCATGTGGCGGTCGACGCTTGTATGGAGTATCTGAAAGCGATAATATGTCGAATGGTGTGAGCAGTTCAAACGGTTATGCATCGACGACATACGACTTGGCTGAGGCGGATCAAATCTGCGATTTAGACAAAAGCATTGCTGCTGGCGCGGTTGGGGGAATTGCTTCAGCACCGAATTCGAACGCTGAAGCCTTGTTGCACAGCATAGAAGATCGACGAAGAATGAGACAGTGGATGCTGGATGATGATCTTCCGGATATGCCGAAAGAGCAACAACAGCACCAtcaccagcaacagcagcagcagcagcagcagcaacaagcggCGCAAAATCCAGATTCTAGGTTCGGTGAGGTGTGGCAGCTTGAGGatgaataa